Proteins encoded together in one Macadamia integrifolia cultivar HAES 741 chromosome 8, SCU_Mint_v3, whole genome shotgun sequence window:
- the LOC122087524 gene encoding endochitinase EP3-like, producing MGNPKMVAAHTIRKSLFVLTLAGVLAGLLLANSAMAQNCGCASDLCCSKYGYCGTSEAYCGSGCQEGPCNAPPPTNDVVVADIVTQGFFDGIIGQADSSCVGKSFYTRDAFLEALNSYSSFGRVGTTDDSKREIAAFFAHVTHETGHFCYIEEIDGASKDYCDETSTQYPCAAGKGYYGRGPLQLSWNYNYGPAGKSIGFDGLNTPETVANDVVISFKTALWYWMNNCHSIITSGQGFGPTIRAINGALECDGHNPATVQARAQYYTDYCDQFGVSPGDNLTC from the exons ATGGGTAATCCCAAGATGGTAGCTGCCCATACAATCAGGAAAAGCCTATTTGTCCTCACTTTGGCCGGAGTTTTAGCCGGACTGTTGTTGGCAAATTCTGCCATGGCCCAGAATTGTGGCTGTGCATCAGACCTCTGCTGTAGCAAGTATGGGTATTGTGGCACCAGCGAGGCTTATTGTGGCTCTGGATGCCAAGAAGGTCCTTGCAATGCTCCACCTCCTACTAACGATGTAGTGGTGGCTGATATTGTGACACAAGGCTTCTTTGATGGGATAATTGGTCAAGCCGACTCATCTTGCGTTGGCAAGAGCTTCTATACTCGTGATGCATTCCTTGAAGCCCTTAATTCGTATTCGAGTTTCGGCAGAGTGGGAACAACTGATGATTCTAAGCGTGAGATCGCTGCTTTCTTCGCCCATGTAACCCACGAAACTGGAC ATTTCTGTTATATAGAAGAGATAGATGGTGCTTCGAAGGATTATTGTGATGAGACGAGTACGCAGTACCCATGTGCCGCTGGCAAGGGTTACTATGGCCGGGGACCGCTGCAGCTATCGTGGAACTATAACTATGGGCCTGCAGGAAAGAGCATAGGATTTGATGGGCTAAATACTCCTGAAACTGTGGCCAACGATGTTGTTATTTCATTCAAGACAGCATTGTGGTATTGGATGAACAATTGTCACTCAATCATAACCTCTGGTCAAGGGTTTGGACCAACAATTCGAGCCATTAACGGAGCACTTGAATGTGATGGTCATAACCCTGCAACTGTGCAAGCTCGTGCTCAGTATTACACAGATTATTGTGACCAATTTGGTGTGTCACCTGGTGACAACCTCACCTGCTAA